DNA sequence from the Antarctobacter heliothermus genome:
GCCGGTGTCCTTTGATGTGTCCGTCCTGCGGGTCGATGGCGACGTGGCTTTTGCTAGCCTGCATCCGATGCGGCCCGGCGGGCGCGAGATCACTGCCGGCGACATCCCGCAACGCCCTGGCTGGGACAATCCATTCGACTGGGGCGGTACCAATATACAGGCGCTTTACCAGCGATCCGGCAACACATGGGTTGCGGTGCATCATGCGACGGGCGCCACCGATGTCTGGTGGGCGGATCCCCAGTTCTGCCCGACATGGGGCACGGTGATCCCCGAGGTCTGCTGACCCTGGTTAGTTGCGCGGCACAAGTGATAACAACCCTCCGGGCTGGCGCTTGATCTGCCCGTCAAGTTCCAGATCGGTCAAGGCGGGCGACACCTTTCCGGCGGATGCGCCCAGATCCCGGATCAGTTGATCCTCGGCCAGGGGTGACGGCCCCAGCCGTTCAAGGATGCTCTGGTGCAAGGCAGCCGTTTCACGCAGCTTGCCCTTGGCTGAGGATTTAACCTGCCTTGCAGGGGGAGAAACGGATGGCACGGGGTCCGGCTCGGAGAGGTCAAATTGTGCCTGTTGAACCGCCGTCGAGGTGGCCTCAGCCGGGGGCAGCGCCTCAAGGATGTCTTCGACGTTGCGGATCAATCGCGCGCCGTCGCGGATCAGGAGATTGCACCCGCTGGCGCGCGCATCCATCGGATGGCCGGGCACGGCCAGCACCTCACGTCCCTGATCCAGCGCGGTGCGCGCAGTGATCAATGAGCCAGACTTGGCCGCGGCCTCAACAACCACGACCCCCCGCGACAGGCCGGAAACGATACGGTTGCGGGTAGGAAAGTGGCGTGCGACAGGCTGCATTCCGATGGGCTGCTCGCTGACACGGGCGCCGCCGTTGGCGGCTATGTCCTCGGCCAGTTTGGTGTTCTCCGAGGGGTAGAGCACGTCCACCCCGCCCGCCATGACTGCGATTGTTCCGGTCGGCAGCGCGCCCAAATGTGCGACCGTATCGATGCCGCGCGCCAATCCCGAGACAACCACATGGCCAGCAGCCCCTAGCCCTTCGGCCAGACGGCGGCCCATGCGTGTTCCCAGTGACGATGCGCTGCGTGCACCTACCAGCGCCACCTTGGCGCGGCGCAAGACGGTGCGATCCCCAACACCCCAGAGGATCGGGGGCGCATCAGAAATCTCTGCAAGCTCCTCCGGGTAATCAGACTCTCCACGGCAGACCATCCAAGCGCCAATACGTTGACCGGCGGCCAATTCCGCCTCAACCACACCCAGAGGACAGGATTCATAGCGGTCAACGCCAGCGGCCCGTGCGACACCGGGCAGCGCATCAAGCGCAGCCTCGGCACTGCCGTGTTCGGCGAGCAATCGCCAGAAGGTCGTCGGCCCGACGCGGCGCGAGCGCAAGAGACGGAGCCAAGCCACACGATGATCTTCCGTGGTGGGTGGGAGTGGGGGGTGAGTGGAAGAGTGAGTTTCGTCGCGCATCCTGACCCCGTCGTCTTGCTTAACGAGTCATAGCGGCAGGCTGGTTAACGGCAGGTAAATCGCGGCTCGAAATCCATGACTGCAAGGTCCAACCCACCGAATTATCCGAAAAACAGGTGAAAAGGCTGGCGCCTTGCAAAAACCGCCACACTACCCGCCGTCAAATCGCCGGTATGCACCGGCCTCAACCTGAGCGCCGAGTCGCCTCCGAAAGATTGTCGGGCTTTGATGGCGAACGCATATACGCCGCGCCAAAACCCTGAAACGGCCCAACCGGACCGTCAGGCCTGCGCGCCGCCCACGGTCAGGCCGCCGATCATGACCGTGGGCTGGCCTACACCAACCGGCACCCACTGGCCTTGCTTGCCGCAGTTTCCCATACCCGGATCAAGAGCCATATCGTTACCCAGTGCCCGGATTTGATTGAGCGCAGTCGCGCCGTCGCCGATCAGCGTGGCGCCCTTTACCGGCGCGCCAACCTTGCCGTCCTTGACCCGGTAGGCTTCTGTACAGCTGAATACGAACTTGCCGTTGGTAATGTCCACCTGACCGCCACCAAAGCCCACGGCCCAGATCCCGTCCTTGAGATCCGCGACAATATCCGCCGAATCGGCATCGCCGCCCAGCATGTAGGTATTAGTCATGCGCGGCATCGGAATATGGGCAAAGCTTTGTCTCCGTCCATTTCCCGTGGGCTGAACGCCCATCAAGCGAGCGTTCTGGCGGTCCTGCATATATCCCACCAACACGCCGTCCTCGATCAATACGTTCTTGCCAGAGGGCGTGCCCTCATCGTCGATAGTGATCGAACCGCGACGGTCGGGAATCGTGCCGTCATCCAGAACCGTGACACCTTTGGCCGCAACCCGCTGCCCCATCAGACCGGCAAAGGCCGAAGATCCCTTGCGGTTGAAATCGCCCTCTAGCCCGTGGCCGATCGCCTCGTGCAGCAGAATACCGGGCCAGCCGGGGCCAAGCACTATGTCCATGGCCCCTGCCGGGGCCGGTTCTGCCGTCAGATTCACCAGCGCGATGCGCAGCGCTTCGCGGGCCTTAGACTGCCAGTCCTGCGGGGCCAGCAATCCTTCGAGAGAGACCCTTCCGCCACCACCCGCAGTCCCGGACTCGCGGCGACCGTTGTGTTCGACGATGACTGAGACATTGACCCGGGTCATGGGGCGCGTGTCGCTGACCAGCGTGCCGTCGGCCCGCAGGATCGAAACCTCCTGCAAGGACGCCGCGATGGTTGCCGTAACTTGCACAACGCGCGGGTCCAGATCACGGGTATAGGCGTCGATCTCGCGCAGCACCTCCAGCTTGACCGGGAAACTGGCGCCGTCGATGGGGTCAGAATCGGTATAGAGCGTGCGGTTGGTGCCCGCCGGAGGCGGCGACATGACCCCGCCGCCGTCACCGATCGCCAGGCGCGCCGTATCCACCGCACGTTTCAGCGCATTCGCGCTGATTTCGGTCGCATGGGCATAGCCTGCCACCTCGCCTCGCACCGCACGCAGGCCGAATCCCTCGGACGAATCAT
Encoded proteins:
- the dprA gene encoding DNA-processing protein DprA encodes the protein MRDETHSSTHPPLPPTTEDHRVAWLRLLRSRRVGPTTFWRLLAEHGSAEAALDALPGVARAAGVDRYESCPLGVVEAELAAGQRIGAWMVCRGESDYPEELAEISDAPPILWGVGDRTVLRRAKVALVGARSASSLGTRMGRRLAEGLGAAGHVVVSGLARGIDTVAHLGALPTGTIAVMAGGVDVLYPSENTKLAEDIAANGGARVSEQPIGMQPVARHFPTRNRIVSGLSRGVVVVEAAAKSGSLITARTALDQGREVLAVPGHPMDARASGCNLLIRDGARLIRNVEDILEALPPAEATSTAVQQAQFDLSEPDPVPSVSPPARQVKSSAKGKLRETAALHQSILERLGPSPLAEDQLIRDLGASAGKVSPALTDLELDGQIKRQPGGLLSLVPRN
- the tldD gene encoding metalloprotease TldD, whose protein sequence is MTPSAFRPFETHLDLEDTTKLVRTALNGAEDGELFLERSRSESLVLDDGRVKTASYDSSEGFGLRAVRGEVAGYAHATEISANALKRAVDTARLAIGDGGGVMSPPPAGTNRTLYTDSDPIDGASFPVKLEVLREIDAYTRDLDPRVVQVTATIAASLQEVSILRADGTLVSDTRPMTRVNVSVIVEHNGRRESGTAGGGGRVSLEGLLAPQDWQSKAREALRIALVNLTAEPAPAGAMDIVLGPGWPGILLHEAIGHGLEGDFNRKGSSAFAGLMGQRVAAKGVTVLDDGTIPDRRGSITIDDEGTPSGKNVLIEDGVLVGYMQDRQNARLMGVQPTGNGRRQSFAHIPMPRMTNTYMLGGDADSADIVADLKDGIWAVGFGGGQVDITNGKFVFSCTEAYRVKDGKVGAPVKGATLIGDGATALNQIRALGNDMALDPGMGNCGKQGQWVPVGVGQPTVMIGGLTVGGAQA